In Lathyrus oleraceus cultivar Zhongwan6 chromosome 2, CAAS_Psat_ZW6_1.0, whole genome shotgun sequence, the DNA window ACTTTTCTGCACATCTTCGAACACAGGTTTCCTCCTGCTTTTGCAGGGATTTATGCTTAAACGTATCAACACAATCTTGAAAGCATCTCTCCACTAGGTTATTATACATTCTCAAGCTGCAATGcaatttttaaaataaaattaggTAAATACAATCAATGATTATACTTAAGTGTCCGTGAATGCATTTCAATTGAATTCATAAAAATATTGATTTTAACAAAATGGAAGCATCAAATGCTTTTGAAATCAGGAATCACCGAAACACATAACATATATTTAATCAAAGCATGAAATGTCATGCCAACGTTAACATCAATTTTCCATAATATAATATACAAACTAAATAACCAAGTACATGAATGCACAGTCACTACTAACTCAAAGCCACATCAACTGCATTTTCCCTCTAATATGCCTATGCCAATGCCAATACCAACGGCCTTTTTCTATCTCCAAACATCCTCAGATTCTACAATTATCATGACCTGcaaaataacaaaaacaaaacacATATTTATAAGCATACTAGTACATTGTAATGATCAATGTTAAAGAACATAAAAAGAGTAGGGCATTCATTGATTGTTGTTACTCACTTGGATTAACTGAAGTAGTAACACCGGAATGCGAGAAGTCGCAATTGTAATCATGTTTTCCATTAGCCTGATAGTAAGCATTCATCGCATAAGTGGCAATTGCCTTAACATTGTTGGCAGCATAACAAACTCCTCCCGGTTGGATCGGCCTGCAATCAATTCCTTGGCTGCAAACATAGTTTATATTCGCTTGTAATGCTCCAGGGCTCGCATCCGCCTTTGGCACACACCATTTCTGCCCTCCAACTACCGGACGCGGCGTTGGCGTTTTTCCTCCTCCTTTTACCGGTGCTACTGGTTTCTGCATTATTCATTCAAAATCAAAACACTGTTAACAATATTTCGCAAGATTCCAGCATcataaataaaagagaaaaaagaaCAAAACCTGTCCGTTACGCAGGATTCCAGCATCATAAACCGAAGAGAAATCAGGTTGAAAGAGTCCCCAATTACGTTCAGCAATAGGACCAGGTTTCTGATTCTCATTAAACAACGCAAAAATAAAAGTCTCAAACCGTCTATTCGGCATTAATGGTGTCCCTTTCCCTTCCGCCAAATGCCTAATCAACTGACCATTATAACTCTGAGCATTAGCCACACTACAAGCATCCCAACCATCACAAACAGAAGGCCAACCCGTTTCACCAACAGCGATATCAACATCACCATATCCAAGAGCCTTCATTGCCGAATGAACCGCGTCCATTAAAGCGTCGAATTGGTTTGTGTATAGTAGTTTTGTGTTCCTGTCGAATAAGCCACGGTTTGGTCTGAACAATGCAAAGTAAGACAGATGAATAAAGCTTCCAAAGAGATACCAACAGGTTAAAGTCATTGTAAACTTTGACTCGAAGTGACAATGTCATGAGTACCATATTAAGTAGAAAAGACAAATCAACGTTTGCTCACAAACTGTTAACAGAATGCCAACTCAGTTGAATTAACCATATCATCTAGTCAACTACCAAAAATTCTGCAGCATGGTCCAAGGCAAAACCAGACTTGCATCGTACAATACAAACAGCAGTAGAACTTGCACTAACAGGTCGTCTTCAATCCACAAATAGCCATTCCATATAACTTCAATCCAACCATGACCTGCATTTGAATGAAACCTGTTCAGCAGTCTGCTACTTCCAATAGCCATATAACTTCAATTGATTAGTCATCTAGGATAGCCAGTCATAACAGTTAGAATAACTAACATTAACTCACACCTAATCTAACTAACATAAAAGGTTTCTAACTGAAATTGATTTAATTGAAATCTAACAGAAATCTCAACTAACTCAAACCAACTTTCTAACTAACTCTGAATTTAATGTGAACTTtagatgaattccataattgaaGCATTCATAGGAGGAAGAAAATTCTGCATTTTTCACTCTTCAACCTCCATCTCCAATCATTCGATCTTCACCCTCTCAGTTTCTTGATTAATCTGCAACAAGTCTTCTTCAACCTCTACTTCTACATCAGTTTTCCACAGTTCTGCACCAATCCTCCATTCTACATCAGAAAGCTCCCTTCATTCATTCTCCACGCACGCAGAGCCTAATCACAAATCAACCAGTCTTCACTTCCGAACCTCATGATCATTTTGCAATTTCACAACTGCAATGCAACACGATTCAGAAGGAAAAAGATTAGAGGAAGATGAAGGAAAGTAGAAGAGCAGAGTAAACAGAAATGGAATTGCGACGGAGGAAGATTATAATAGAACAGAAAGAAGAAGCAAGCAAAGGAAAGGAGAATGTGTACCTGAGTCGAAGCTACAACGTTTTCTAGCCGTCATAGTCGCCGGAGCCGGAGCAAAAGAGTCGTCGTGACCAAAACTGATATAAGTATTTCAAGCACCGTTACAACCTGTTGCCAGGCTTACAAAAGAATATTATCTTCTCCTACCTCCCTTAAAAGTATAACTATAGCATGGCATAAGGGGCGGCATTTATAAATTTCAGTAAGTTGTAGGTTTTATGGGAGATGCGTTACGATCTTGGTTCAATCCATAACGATTACTACGTCAAAAAAACTCTTAAATCTAATGCAATTCGTGAAAAAACTTTCAAACTTCCATACTCATACAAGCCCTCATCAGCTTGGAACAAGAAACACCTCAAATAGCAAGGAATTCAACAGATAATTCAGTTACATATTCCTTAAAAACTATGCTACCTGTGAGAACTTATTGTATTCTTCATAATCCCTAAAACTTTTAATTCAATTGCGAGTTACTACCAGCATGATTTCAAGAGAGCATTCAAATTTTCATTAATACAATAATACATATGCAGACTCCAATTGCAATCCGCTACCAAAAACATAATCTTAAATTTCAATAACAAAATTCAACGACAAGAAAGTTACCTAAAGCTTGGAACTCGCATTGAATCTTCCAATCCTAAAATGCTTCAAATCAACTTCATTAGTTTGCCCATCCACCGCAAGCTCAGTCAATATCTTCCCAATAACCGGAGCCATCTTAAACCCGTGACCCGAAAACCCTGCACCCAAAACCACATTCTTCCCAAACTCACCACCCAAGAAATCAATCACAAAATCCTCATCCGGTGTCATTGAATACATACAAGACTGTTTCATCACAGGCTCGGTTGAATCAACCAACCCACAAAATCTCCCTTCAATCCActctttcatctcatccatcaTCACACCAGAACCCCACGGTCTCTTATCCGGATCACACGGGTTACCGCTATGAACCGCCACTTTAATCAAACCCGGATACTCCAAACTCGGAGATCCATACAAACAAACCCTACCCAAGCTAGCAAACGTCGGAAACTCGCCCCAAATTGACAATTTCCCTTCATATCCTTCCTTTATCCTCCAATAACAAACAAGAGTTTCCAGAGGCTGAATCGGAAGTTGAACACCGGTAATCTTTTCAGAGGCTGCATGAAACGCCTGCGTATAAAACCAAATATAACTTCTGTTTTGATAATTGAAAATTGAATCTAACTCTTTTCCAAAGTTAAATAGATGTATTGTGAATAAAATGCAGTTTCAACTTTTAATATGTTAAGTTTCTACACATGCTTGATTTATTACTAACAAATATATAGCAAAACAAGATCAGAGCATTAATGAAATGATTTTACCCCAGTTGGATTCCGGCTGCAGCAAGCTACTCTTCCAGTCC includes these proteins:
- the LOC127121885 gene encoding glucan endo-1,3-beta-glucosidase, with product MAIGSSRLLNRFHSNAGHGWIEVIWNGYLWIEDDLFIHLSYFALFRPNRGLFDRNTKLLYTNQFDALMDAVHSAMKALGYGDVDIAVGETGWPSVCDGWDACSVANAQSYNGQLIRHLAEGKGTPLMPNRRFETFIFALFNENQKPGPIAERNWGLFQPDFSSVYDAGILRNGQKPVAPVKGGGKTPTPRPVVGGQKWCVPKADASPGALQANINYVCSQGIDCRPIQPGGVCYAANNVKAIATYAMNAYYQANGKHDYNCDFSHSGVTTSVNPSHDNCRI
- the LOC127121886 gene encoding probable sarcosine oxidase: MIPGKDVATFFNLRTGRVACCSRNPTGAFHAASEKITGVQLPIQPLETLVCYWRIKEGYEGKLSIWGEFPTFASLGRVCLYGSPSLEYPGLIKVAVHSGNPCDPDKRPWGSGVMMDEMKEWIEGRFCGLVDSTEPVMKQSCMYSMTPDEDFVIDFLGGEFGKNVVLGAGFSGHGFKMAPVIGKILTELAVDGQTNEVDLKHFRIGRFNASSKL